One Chaetodon trifascialis isolate fChaTrf1 chromosome 21, fChaTrf1.hap1, whole genome shotgun sequence genomic window carries:
- the lrrc20 gene encoding leucine-rich repeat-containing protein 20: MGEAVANVARRINATVEEGKDSLDLSNCKLISFPEGVFKVLRSVSENIRVITLADNEMKALTSKFFSTFTQLRELDLRGNVLTKLPDAVAEMEHLTCINLANNNFSIFPDKLTEIATLERINLEGNSITEIPVEKLSNMPALKWLNVKSNPLDSNTQAALQSPHNFDILSTTES; the protein is encoded by the exons ATGGGTGAGGCAGTCGCAAATGTGGCGCGGAGGATTAATGCCACTGtagaggaggggaaggacagtTTGG ACCTGTCAAACTGCAAGCTCATTTCTTTCCCAGAAGGTGTGTTCAAAGTCTTAAGGAGTGTCTCAGAAAACATCCGAGTTATCACGTTGGCTGACAACGAGATGAAGGCCCTTACCAGCAAGTTCTTTTCCACCTTCACTCAGCTGAGAG AGCTGGACCTCCGAGGCAATGTTCTCACCAAACTGCCTGACGCTGTGGCAGAAATGGAGCATTTGACCTGCATCAATCTGGCGAATAACAACTTCTCCATCTTCCCTGATAAGCTTACTGAAATAGCCACACTGGAGAGGATTAACCTGGAGGGAAATAGCATCACCG AAATACCAGTGGAGAAGTTGTCCAACATGCCTGCACTGAAGTGGCTGAATGTGAAGTCAAACCCTTTGGACTCAAACACTCAGGCTGCTCTGCAATCCCCCCacaattttgacattttgtcaaCCACAGAGTCCTAA